A genomic region of Gossypium hirsutum isolate 1008001.06 chromosome D01, Gossypium_hirsutum_v2.1, whole genome shotgun sequence contains the following coding sequences:
- the LOC107922459 gene encoding glyceraldehyde-3-phosphate dehydrogenase B, chloroplastic, whose amino-acid sequence MATNAALAPSRIPANTRLPSKTTHSFPTQCSSKRLEVTEFSGLRSSSCVTFAKNVRDASFFDVLAAQLTPKGVGVPSTSVRGETVAKLKVAINGFGRIGRNFLRCWHGRKDSPLEVVVVNDSGGVKNASHLLKYDSMLGTFKADVKIVDNETISVDGKPIKVVSNRDPLKLPWAELGIDIVIEGTGVFVDGPGAGKHIQAGAKKVIITAPAKGADIPTYVVGVNEGDYDHEVSNIISNASCTTNCLAPFVKVIDEEFGIVKGTMTTTHSYTGDQRLLDASHRDLRRARAAALNIVPTSTGAAKAVSLVLPQLKGKLNGIALRVPTPNVSVVDLVVNVEKKGITAEDVNAAFRKSAEGPLKGVLEVCDIPLVSVDFRCSDVSSTIDSSLTMVMGDDMVKVVAWYDNEWGYSQRVVDLAHLVASKWPGMPVAGSGDPLEDYCKTNPADEECKVYEA is encoded by the exons ATGGCAACAAACGCTGCTTTAGCTCCTTCAAGAATCCCTGCCAACACCAGGCTTCCATCTAAGACCACTCACTCTTTCCCCACTCAATGCTCTTCCAAG AGACTGGAAGTGACTGAATTCTCTGGACTTCGATCCAGCTCATGCGTCACCTTTGCCAAGAATGTTAGAGATGCTTCCTTTTTCGACGTGCTGGCTGCCCAACTTACTCCCAAG GGTGTAGGGGTACCATCAACATCTGTTAGGGGAGAAACAGTTGCCAAACTGAAGGTTGCAATCAATGGATTTGGACGCATTGGCAGGAACTTCCTCCGATGCTGGCATGGCAGGAAGGACTCACCCCTCGAGGTGGTTGTTGTAAATGACAGTGGTGGTGTCAAGAAT GCTTCACACTTGCTGAAATATGACTCCATGCTGGGAACTTTCAAAGCTGATGTGAAAATAGTTGACAATGAAACCATCAGTGTTGATGGGAAGCCCATCAAGGTCGTCTCTAACAGGGACCCTCTCAAGCTTCCTTGGGCTGAACTTGGTATCGACATTGTAATCGAG GGAACTGGAGTCTTTGTAGATGGCCCTGGAGCTGGAAAGCACATACAAGCTGGTGCCAAGAAAGTTATCATAACCGCTCCAGCTAAAGGTGCAGACATTCCAACCTATGTTGTTGGAGTCAACGAAGGGGATTACGACCATGAGGTCTCGAACATCATCAG CAATGCTTCATGCACCACAAATTGCTTGGCTCCTTTTGTGAAAGTCATTGATGAAGAATTTG GCATTGTGAAGGGTACAATGACAACCACTCACTCTTACACAGGAGACCAG AGGCTATTAGATGCTTCGCACCGTGACTTGAGGAGAGCCAGGGCTGCAGCATTGAACATAGTACCAACAAGCACAGGTGCAGCCAAGGCTGTCTCTCTTGTGCTTCCTCAACTCAAGGGAAAGCTGAATGGCATTGCACTTCGTGTGCCAACACCAAACGTATCAGTTGTTGACCTTGTTGTGAATGTTGAGAAGAAGGGCATTACAGCTGAAGATGTGAATGCTGCTTTTAGAAAGTCAGCCGAGGGACCATTGAAGGGTGTATTGGAAGTGTGCGATATTCCTCTTGTCTCAGTGGACTTTAGGTGCTCTGATGTTTCTTCCACCATTGACTCTTCCTTGACCATGGTCATGGGAGATGACATGGTCAAGGTGGTGGCCTGGTATGACAATGAATGGGGTTACAG CCAAAGGGTTGTTGATCTGGCACACTTGGTGGCAAGCAAGTGGCCGGGCATGCCTGTAGCTGGAAGCGGTGACCCCTTGGAGGATTACTGCAAGACAAACCCAGCAGATGAGGAATGCAAAGTTTACGAGGCTTAA
- the LOC107922082 gene encoding serine/threonine-protein kinase/endoribonuclease IRE1b, with product MRRSRIFLLLLAILFSPSIRGFFCSQISQTALSNRFLPPPPPDDGLAVVVTLDGTMHLVDRVSRKVHWSFASGRPIYSSYQAFLDQDNDKLNASGPNSDLYVDCGDDLQLYVHSRSHGKLKKLELSAEEYVRRTPYIAEDGGITLGVKKTSIYLVDANSGRIIQTYRSDDPPSTLDIQNDAGKTVRWTKGADALVEFGPFNSTTVKQFVYIMRTDYVLQYYSPNSAEVLWNVAFSKIDAEFRCQGPEEKLSADYMHDFELQLPCQKRPVVIQVRDHKLLESLPVFGWLDGIIPLPSSNQNPRLPPADVLALPSDKPWLALPASEMENPLMLDTANTNITTRFDIAGSSIQPFISFFATLLTIIVFAFYRLKRGKGSKQDQEVKLQSVPKKKKPKRVGNSKSSGNNEKKNKPVSEENNVGNTNTLPYIERNEAKSLLNFTDLVDGRVDGRRIGKLLVSNKEIAKGSNGTIVLEGIYDGRPVAVKRLVQTHHDVALKEIQNLIASDQHPNIVRWYGVEFDQDFVYLSLERCTCSLNDLIYVCSESFQNQAIVKDEDSKFFNECNVRLHSVMENNKVIELWKPNGHPSLHLLKLMRDIVSGLAHLHELGIIHRDLKPQNVLIIMEKSLCAKLSDMGISKRLTGDMSSLTRGATGYGSSGWQAPEQLRQGRQTRAVDLFSLGCVLFFCITGGKHPYGDSIERDVNIVNDRKDLFLIESIPEAMDLFSHLLDPNPELRPKAQDVLHHPLFWSSEMRLSFLREASDRVELEDRKSASEVLNELESIAAVALDGKWDEKLEPAFLNNIGHYRRYKFDSVRDLLRVIRNKQNHYREIPQDIQELLGPLPEGFDGYFSSRFPKLLIEVYKVLYKHCKEEKFFQKYMNSSII from the exons ATGAGGCGATCTCGGATTTTCCTTTTGCTGTTAGCCATCTTATTTTCTCCGTCTATACGCGGCTTCTTCTGCTCTCAGATCTCGCAAACTGCTCTTTCCAATCGTTTCCTGCCGCCCCCTCCTCC TGACGATGGATTAGCAGTGGTAGTTACTCTGGATGGAACAATGCATTTAGTGGACAGAGTATCAAGGAAAGTTCATTGGTCGTTTGCATCGGGCAGGCCTATTTATTCATCTTATCAGGCCTTCCTTGACCAGGACAATGATAAGCTTAATGCATCTGGACCCAACAGTGATTTGTATGTTGATTGTGGGGATGATTTGCAACTCTATGTTCATAGCAGGAGCCATGGAAAACTG AAAAAACTTGAACTGAGCGCTGAAGAATATGTTAGAAGAACACCCTACATAGCAGAGGATGGAGGGATCACTTTGGGAGTAAAAAAGACCTCTATTTACCTTGTTGATGCTAATTCTGGTAGAATAATACAAACTTATAGGTCAGATGATCCTCCCTCTACGCTAGATATTCAGAATGATGCAGGTAAAACAGTTCGTTGGACAAAGGGTGCTGATGCACTGGTGGAGTTTGGTCCTTTTAACTCAACAACAGTCAAGCAGTTTGTCTATATTATGAGGACAGATTATGTCCTCCAGTATTATTCTCCAAACTCTGCTGAAGTATTATGGAATGTGGCATTTTCTAAAATTGATGCTGAATTTCGATGTCAAGGACCAGAGGAAAAACTTTCTGCAGATTACATGCATGATTTTGAGTTGCAATTGCCATGTCAGAAGAGACCTGTTGTTATCCAAGTTCGTGATCATAAATTGTTGGAATCTCTCCCCGTCTTTGGCTGGCTTGATGGAATAATCCCACTGCCTTCTTCAAATCAAAATCCTCGCTTGCCGCCTGCTGATGTACTGGCTCTTCCTAGTGACAAACCATGGCTTGCTTtgccagcttctgagatggaaaaCCCTCTTATGTTGGATACCGCTAATACAAACATCACTACAAGGTTTGACATCGCTGGATCAAGCATACAacctttcatttctttctttgcTACCCTATTGACTATCATTGTCTTTGCCTTTTACCGCTTAAAACGAGGTAAGGGGAGTAAGCAGGATCAGGAAGTTAAATTGCAATCAGTAcctaaaaagaaaaaacctaagAGAGTTGGGAATAGTAAGAGCAGTGGCAATAACGAGAAAAAGAACAAGCCTGTTTCAGAGGAGAATAATGTTGGAAATACCAACACACTTCCTTATATTGAAAGGAATGAAGCGAAATCATTGCTGAACTTTACAGATCTTGTTGATGGCCGAGTAGATGGGCGCCGAATTGGTAAGTTACTTGTTTCCAACAAAGAAATAGCAAAAGGAAGCAACGGTACCATTGTGCTTGAGGGGATTTATGATGGTCGTCCAGTAGCTGTTAAACGTCTTGTGCAGACCCACCATGATGTGGCTTTGAAAGAGATTCAGAACCTTATTGCTTCTGATCAACACCCTAATATTGTTCGCTGGTATGGGGTCGAGTTTGATCAGGATTTTGTTTATCTCTCTCTAGAGCGTTGTACCTGTAGCTTAAATGACCTGATCTATGTATGCTCTGAATCTTTTCAAAATCAAGCCATTGTCAAGGATGAAGATTCAAAATTCTTCAATGAGTGTAATGTTCGATTGCATAGTGTGATGGAAAATAACAAGGTTATTGAACTCTGGAAGCCCAATGGACATCCTTCGCTCCATTTGTTGAAACTAATGAG AGATATAGTCTCTGGGCTTGCCCATCTACATGAACTTGGCATCATACATCGAGATCTAAAGCCTCAAAATGTTTTGATAATCATGGAGAAGTCTCTATGTGCAAAGCTTTCTGACATGGGCATTAGCAAACGCTTGACTGGGGATATGTCTTCCTTAACCCGCGGTGCTACTG GTTATGGAAGTTCAGGCTGGCAAGCACCTGAACAACTTCGTCAAGGACGCCAGACACGCGCTGTGGATTTATTTAGTTTAGgctgtgttttatttttttgcatcACTGGTGGTAAACACCCATATGGGGATAGTATTGAACGTGATGTAAATATTGTGAATGACCGAAAGGACCTCTTCTTAATAGAGAGTATACCAGAAGCAATGGATCTTTTCTCTCATCTCTTGGATCCCAACCCAGAATTGAG GCCAAAGGCACAGGATGTTTTGCATCATCCGTTATTTTGGAGTTCTGAGATGAGGCTTTCATTTCTTCGAGAGGCTAGTGATCGTGTTGAATTGGAAGACAGGAAGAGTGCATCAGAAGTATTAAATGAATTAGAAAGTATTGCAGCAGTAGCTTTGGATGGGAAGTGGGATGAAAAGCTGGAACCTGCATTCCTTAATAACATTGGACACTATAGGAGATACAAATTTGATAGTGTTCGGGACCTACTGCGGGTAATAAGGAACAAGCAAAACCACTACAGGGAAATTCCTCAAGATATCCAAGAATTATTGGGGCCACTTCCAGAAGGATTTGATGGTTATTTCTCTAGTCGATTTCCAAAACTGTTGATTGAGGTTTATAAGGTACTCTATAAGCACTGCAAGGAGGAGAAATTCTTCCAGAAATATATGAACAGCAGTATAATCTAA